A single window of Streptomyces sudanensis DNA harbors:
- a CDS encoding trypsin-like serine protease codes for MLGAAPAQAADTPPAPAKHHAAKPQAPSKTELLDRVEGSVADLGDGEADTLPAQERETGGNTGSGTKESYIIGGSPAAITEAPWMVQLHYYDDKGTDDAADDEGFFCGGSLVAPNKVLTAAHCVYGLDWAQYGSVVAGTDQIPTSNGADLDLHGGRITGVDRQWMSPTYNNATIAGGDVAVLTLYDAMPYKTLQTTQSGDTASYRDGTQATVYGWGRTSSTSDEGSQTLKKAVVPMRSDAACSSYYGGDFVAGQMACAGNPATGQDAGTVSPCNGDSGGPLVVNGRIAGVVSWGVRDCVEQGAYSVYAKTSTYVGQINARVNDTDLDFDGRADLFARTSAGEAWEYYSRGTSLGGRVSLGDWSGYNLVRQADLDRDGFQDYLYRTNAGVLQWFHWDGQGGFDEYTVGSGWGAMKNILVPGDMTSDALPDLLAQDKNGYLWLYPGRGNGTFGTRVSVGSGWGVMTIAGKGDYTGDGKADMLARDTSGRLWVYPGRGTATATFTNRVLAGTSGWNFTAYAATGDVNGDGKADLLARDSAGVMWLYQGRSSSTAPFVPRVKIGSGWNAFNLFG; via the coding sequence ATGCTCGGCGCCGCGCCCGCCCAGGCCGCGGACACGCCCCCGGCCCCGGCCAAGCACCACGCGGCAAAGCCGCAGGCCCCGTCGAAGACCGAGCTGCTCGACCGCGTCGAGGGCTCGGTCGCCGACCTGGGCGACGGCGAGGCCGACACCCTTCCCGCGCAGGAGCGCGAGACCGGCGGGAACACGGGCTCCGGCACCAAGGAGTCGTACATCATCGGCGGCTCGCCGGCCGCCATCACCGAAGCGCCGTGGATGGTGCAGCTGCACTACTACGACGACAAGGGAACCGACGACGCGGCGGACGACGAGGGCTTCTTCTGCGGCGGCTCCCTGGTCGCCCCGAACAAGGTCCTGACCGCCGCGCACTGCGTGTACGGCCTGGACTGGGCGCAGTACGGCTCGGTCGTCGCCGGCACCGACCAGATACCGACCTCGAACGGGGCCGACCTCGACCTGCACGGCGGGCGCATCACGGGCGTGGACCGCCAGTGGATGAGCCCGACCTACAACAACGCCACGATCGCCGGTGGCGACGTCGCCGTCCTCACCCTGTACGACGCGATGCCGTACAAGACGCTCCAGACCACGCAGAGCGGCGACACGGCCTCCTACCGCGACGGCACGCAGGCCACCGTCTACGGCTGGGGCCGCACCAGCTCCACCTCCGACGAGGGCTCGCAGACGCTGAAGAAGGCCGTCGTCCCGATGCGGTCCGACGCCGCCTGCTCGTCGTACTACGGCGGCGACTTCGTCGCGGGCCAGATGGCCTGCGCGGGCAACCCCGCCACCGGCCAGGACGCCGGCACGGTCTCCCCGTGCAACGGCGACTCGGGCGGCCCGCTCGTGGTGAACGGCCGGATAGCCGGCGTCGTGTCGTGGGGCGTGCGGGACTGCGTCGAGCAGGGCGCGTACAGCGTCTACGCGAAGACCAGCACGTACGTCGGCCAGATCAACGCGCGGGTCAACGACACCGACCTCGACTTCGACGGCCGCGCGGACCTGTTCGCGCGCACCTCGGCCGGCGAGGCGTGGGAGTACTACTCGCGCGGCACCTCGCTCGGCGGCCGGGTCTCCCTCGGCGACTGGAGCGGCTACAACCTGGTCCGCCAGGCCGACCTCGACCGGGACGGCTTCCAGGACTACCTGTACCGCACCAACGCCGGCGTCCTGCAGTGGTTCCACTGGGACGGCCAGGGCGGCTTCGACGAGTACACCGTCGGCTCCGGCTGGGGCGCGATGAAGAACATCCTGGTCCCCGGCGACATGACCAGCGACGCGCTGCCCGACCTGCTCGCGCAGGACAAGAACGGCTACCTGTGGCTGTACCCGGGCCGCGGCAACGGCACCTTCGGCACCCGGGTCAGCGTCGGCTCCGGCTGGGGCGTCATGACCATCGCCGGCAAGGGCGACTACACCGGTGACGGCAAGGCCGACATGCTGGCCCGCGACACCTCGGGCCGCCTGTGGGTGTACCCGGGCCGCGGCACCGCCACGGCGACGTTCACCAACCGCGTCCTGGCCGGCACCAGCGGCTGGAACTTCACCGCGTACGCCGCCACCGGCGACGTCAACGGCGACGGCAAGGCCGACCTGCTGGCCCGCGACTCGGCCGGCGTGATGTGGCTCTACCAGGGCCGCAGCTCCTCGACGGCGCCGTTCGTCCCGCGCGTCAAGATCGGCTCCGGCTGGAACGCGTTCAACCTCTTCGGCTGA
- the rho gene encoding transcription termination factor Rho yields the protein MSDTTDLMGVTADKSVDTTAPAAGAATGTTSRRRRSGTGLEGMVLAELQQVASGLGIRGTARMRKSQLIEVIKEAQTGGAPSGGGAASAPKGAESGTADTRPKRRATSRTRTGEEAGDAAETPSARANGDDTAARGEKTAAQQQIEIPGQPSPKLAAAPDQGDEAAGERRRRRATAAVGSPAEAEGRTEARTEVRTETRPEGGQDARTAESAADTAEAGRRDRRGRERDRGERGDRGERQRDRRDRGKGDDQQGGGQRQQRQGAPQGQPGPQDDDDFDGGRRGRRGRYRDRRGRRGREEFAGEPQVSDDDVLIPVAGILDILDNYAFIRTSGYLPGPNDVYVSLAQVRKNGLRKGDHVTGAVRQPKDGERREKFNALVRLDSANGMAADSGRGRPEFNKLTPLYPQDRLRLETDPGVLTTRIIDLVSPIGKGQRGLIVAPPKTGKTMIMQAIANAITHNNPECHLMVVLVDERPEEVTDMQRSVKGEVISSTFDRPAEDHTTVAELAIERAKRLVELGHDVVVLLDSITRLGRAYNLAAPASGRILSGGVDSTALYPPKRFFGAARNIEDGGSLTILATALVDTGSRMDEVIFEEFKGTGNMELKLDRKLADKRIFPAVDVDASGTRKEEILLGGEELAIVWKLRRVLHALDQQQAIELLLDKMRQTKSNAEFLLQIQKTTPSSGNND from the coding sequence GTGAGCGACACCACCGATCTGATGGGCGTGACTGCCGACAAGAGCGTCGACACCACCGCGCCCGCCGCAGGTGCTGCCACTGGCACCACCTCACGGCGCCGCCGCTCCGGCACCGGCCTCGAGGGCATGGTCCTGGCCGAGCTGCAGCAGGTCGCGTCCGGCCTCGGCATCAGGGGCACCGCGCGCATGCGCAAGAGCCAGCTGATCGAGGTCATCAAGGAAGCGCAGACCGGGGGCGCCCCCTCCGGGGGAGGCGCCGCGTCCGCGCCGAAGGGTGCCGAGTCCGGCACCGCCGACACCAGGCCCAAGCGCCGCGCCACCTCCCGCACCCGTACGGGCGAGGAGGCCGGGGACGCCGCGGAGACGCCCTCCGCCAGGGCGAACGGGGACGACACGGCCGCGCGCGGCGAGAAGACCGCCGCCCAGCAGCAGATCGAGATCCCCGGCCAGCCGTCGCCGAAGCTCGCCGCGGCGCCGGACCAGGGCGACGAGGCGGCCGGCGAGCGCCGCCGCCGCCGCGCCACCGCCGCGGTCGGCAGCCCCGCCGAGGCCGAGGGCCGCACCGAGGCCCGTACCGAGGTCCGCACGGAGACCCGCCCCGAGGGCGGCCAGGACGCCCGTACGGCCGAATCCGCCGCCGACACCGCCGAGGCGGGCCGCCGGGACCGCCGGGGCCGCGAGCGCGACCGCGGCGAGCGGGGCGACCGGGGCGAGCGCCAGCGGGACCGCCGCGACCGCGGCAAGGGCGACGACCAGCAGGGCGGCGGCCAGCGCCAGCAGCGCCAGGGCGCGCCGCAGGGCCAGCCCGGACCGCAGGACGACGACGACTTCGACGGCGGGCGCCGGGGCCGCCGCGGCCGCTACCGCGACCGCCGGGGCCGCCGCGGCCGCGAGGAGTTCGCCGGCGAGCCGCAGGTCTCCGACGACGACGTCCTGATCCCCGTCGCGGGCATCCTGGACATCCTCGACAACTACGCGTTCATCCGGACCTCGGGCTACCTGCCCGGCCCGAACGACGTGTACGTCTCGCTCGCCCAGGTCCGCAAGAACGGCCTGCGCAAGGGCGACCACGTCACGGGCGCGGTGCGCCAGCCGAAGGACGGCGAGCGCCGCGAGAAGTTCAACGCGCTGGTCCGCCTCGACTCGGCCAACGGCATGGCCGCGGACTCCGGCCGGGGCCGCCCCGAGTTCAACAAGCTGACCCCGCTCTACCCGCAGGACCGGCTCCGCCTGGAGACCGACCCGGGCGTGCTGACCACCCGGATCATCGACCTCGTGTCGCCGATCGGCAAGGGCCAGCGCGGCCTGATCGTGGCCCCGCCGAAGACCGGCAAGACCATGATCATGCAGGCGATCGCCAACGCGATCACCCACAACAACCCCGAGTGCCACCTGATGGTCGTCCTCGTCGACGAGCGTCCGGAGGAGGTCACCGACATGCAGCGGTCGGTGAAGGGCGAGGTCATCTCCTCGACCTTCGACCGCCCCGCCGAGGACCACACCACCGTCGCCGAGCTGGCCATCGAGCGCGCCAAGCGCCTCGTGGAGCTGGGTCACGACGTGGTCGTCCTGCTCGACTCGATCACCCGCCTGGGCCGCGCGTACAACCTCGCGGCGCCCGCCTCCGGCCGCATCCTGTCCGGTGGTGTCGACTCGACCGCGCTGTACCCGCCGAAGCGCTTCTTCGGCGCCGCGCGGAACATCGAGGACGGCGGCTCGCTGACCATCCTCGCCACCGCGCTGGTCGACACCGGCTCGCGCATGGACGAGGTGATCTTCGAGGAGTTCAAGGGCACCGGCAACATGGAGCTCAAGCTCGACCGGAAGCTCGCCGACAAGCGCATCTTCCCCGCGGTGGACGTCGACGCGTCCGGCACCCGCAAGGAGGAGATCCTCCTCGGCGGCGAGGAGCTCGCCATCGTCTGGAAGCTGCGCCGGGTGCTGCACGCGCTCGACCAGCAGCAGGCGATCGAGCTGCTGCTCGACAAGATGCGGCAGACCAAGTCGAACGCCGAGTTCCTGCTCCAGATCCAGAAGACGACGCCGTCCTCCGGCAACAACGACTGA